From one Kiritimatiellia bacterium genomic stretch:
- a CDS encoding GspE/PulE family protein, whose translation MENNQNSPDDVSRLGQLAAQFHLELISEVPDEMLDPLLVAELPVEWARTHQMLPVKKGDKFHVLVADPGNINAQKQLQLLLNRELTPLLAARETILNTIERCYFRRKETAGEFIRELRGPAPGSEADRRPANDLLQMAENAPVTQLINLILLEAVKARASDVHIEPYESRLKIRYRIDGLLYEQVSPPKHMELALVSRLKVMAHMDIAERRLPQDGVARVHIGKREIDIRISTVPIAEGERVVLRLLDRGSTLLPLSGLGLGRGLMENFDRLIKEPNGIILVCGPTGSGKTTTLYAALQQLDKTRLNILTIEDPVEYQLADIGQMQVKPKIGLTFAGGLRHILRQDPDVILVGEIRDLETAEIAIRASLTGHIVFSTLHTNDAPSAVTRLTDMGIPPYLCAASLRAAIAQRLVRRLCRACKVRTPLAPEEAAGFGAGAAQLAGKPAWIPKGCHDCRDGFHGRTGLFELMEITPELAETIRAEHANTAALRALGRKQGMKTMLDDGLEKMLAGETSPQEVLRAMGRAG comes from the coding sequence ATGGAAAACAATCAAAATTCACCCGATGATGTTTCACGGCTCGGCCAACTGGCCGCTCAATTTCATCTTGAACTGATAAGCGAGGTGCCGGATGAAATGCTGGATCCACTTCTGGTGGCCGAACTGCCGGTTGAATGGGCGCGCACGCACCAGATGCTTCCCGTAAAAAAGGGCGATAAATTCCACGTCCTGGTTGCCGATCCCGGAAACATCAACGCCCAGAAACAGTTGCAGCTTCTGCTCAATCGGGAACTCACCCCCCTGCTGGCCGCCAGGGAAACCATCCTCAACACCATTGAGCGTTGTTATTTCCGCCGCAAGGAAACGGCCGGCGAGTTTATCCGCGAATTGCGCGGTCCTGCGCCCGGCTCCGAGGCCGACCGCCGGCCCGCCAACGACCTCCTGCAGATGGCTGAAAATGCCCCGGTTACCCAGTTGATCAACCTCATCCTGCTGGAAGCCGTCAAGGCCAGGGCCTCCGACGTGCATATTGAGCCGTATGAATCCCGCCTCAAAATCCGCTACCGGATTGACGGATTGCTTTACGAGCAGGTCTCACCCCCGAAGCATATGGAACTGGCCCTCGTTTCGCGCCTGAAGGTCATGGCCCACATGGATATCGCCGAAAGGCGCCTCCCCCAGGACGGAGTGGCGCGGGTGCATATCGGCAAAAGGGAAATAGATATCCGTATTTCAACCGTTCCGATCGCCGAGGGCGAAAGGGTTGTTTTGCGCCTGCTGGACCGCGGTTCCACACTTCTACCGCTCTCCGGCCTCGGCCTCGGACGGGGCCTCATGGAAAACTTTGACCGTTTAATCAAGGAACCGAACGGGATTATCCTGGTTTGCGGGCCGACGGGCAGCGGCAAAACCACCACCCTTTACGCGGCCCTTCAGCAGCTTGACAAAACCCGGCTCAATATCCTGACGATTGAAGACCCGGTTGAATATCAACTGGCCGATATCGGCCAGATGCAGGTCAAACCAAAAATCGGCCTGACATTCGCCGGAGGACTCAGGCACATTCTGCGGCAGGATCCCGACGTCATTTTGGTGGGAGAAATCCGCGACCTGGAAACGGCGGAGATAGCCATCCGCGCCTCCCTGACCGGCCACATCGTTTTCAGCACCCTGCACACCAACGACGCGCCCAGCGCCGTAACCAGATTGACCGATATGGGCATTCCCCCCTATCTTTGCGCCGCTTCACTGCGGGCGGCCATCGCCCAGCGTCTCGTGCGGCGATTATGCCGGGCCTGCAAAGTCCGGACACCGTTAGCGCCGGAAGAAGCTGCCGGTTTTGGAGCAGGCGCGGCACAGCTCGCCGGGAAACCAGCCTGGATTCCAAAGGGATGCCATGATTGCCGCGATGGTTTTCACGGCCGGACCGGGCTTTTTGAACTGATGGAAATAACCCCCGAACTTGCGGAAACAATCCGAGCGGAACACGCCAATACCGCCGCGCTCCGCGCTCTGGGCCGGAAACAGGGGATGAAAACCATGCTGGATGACGGCCTGGAAAAAATGCTTGCCGGCGAAACCTCCCCGCAGGAAGTATTGCGCGCAATGGGCCGCGCGGGTTAA
- the gspD gene encoding type II secretion system secretin GspD produces MINFFHPLRFIAGFAAVIMLAAPLAAQTNPPPSAGTGVFPAGNPPAASALAPGPGSPAVQAGQPGTFVNFNFDQVEIKFLVKLVGELTGKKFVIDKEIDGKVTVITPPQIPLGEVYPLFLSILEAGGCAVVEQDGISHVVARERRQTPIAPVIGAGEKNIHSGMITRVFRITHLNASEIKKILEPMVDQGKTGAIGLLESTNHLIITDTADNLRRIEQLIMQIDKPGMARVIEVYRLRYAIAAQMAGELNQAMAGSSPAKPETAGDRIRQRLPRPADSSSTPVPGDAIIVAAPHSNSLILVGTPAQLADIKRIIASMDVEPKSGHGHLKAIHLKYLAADEAAKSLTALLARGVDKPQNQTIAIEASLANNALMIDAAPQDFEMVKQLIDELDNPPQQVLVEVMIAELTLAKGKELGAEFMAAGTPSEGSTIALGGMNPTESDSDLMSRVMSGVVPKGLTFGIAKGSYVDADGNVVARIPALLNIVALKSKGKMKILSNLPLWTQNNQQATVTIGKNIPVLKSTVAGGSGTSRDYIENIERLDVGIKLTVTPHVNPNNEILMKLNPSIEAVIEQTTDGKAFTPTIAKREVTTAITVPDGDTVIISGLIREDNIASETKIPILGSIPLLGYLFRYTKEEIERTNLLIFVTPHATTNALKRAELDQEITSRTALEGMQPEKPVEDE; encoded by the coding sequence ATGATTAATTTTTTTCATCCGCTCCGGTTTATCGCGGGCTTTGCCGCCGTTATTATGCTGGCCGCGCCGTTGGCGGCGCAGACAAATCCGCCGCCTTCCGCCGGGACGGGCGTTTTCCCCGCCGGGAACCCCCCGGCGGCATCCGCGTTGGCGCCCGGTCCGGGTTCACCGGCAGTCCAAGCCGGCCAGCCGGGCACCTTCGTCAATTTTAATTTTGACCAGGTGGAGATAAAATTTCTGGTCAAGCTGGTCGGGGAACTGACCGGCAAAAAATTCGTCATTGACAAGGAAATAGACGGCAAGGTTACCGTGATCACCCCGCCGCAGATTCCGCTCGGCGAGGTCTATCCGCTCTTTCTCTCCATTCTTGAGGCGGGCGGCTGCGCCGTGGTGGAACAGGACGGCATTTCGCATGTCGTGGCCCGCGAGCGGCGGCAGACTCCGATCGCTCCGGTAATCGGCGCGGGAGAAAAAAACATTCATTCCGGCATGATTACCAGGGTTTTCCGCATTACCCACCTGAACGCCTCCGAGATCAAAAAAATACTTGAGCCAATGGTTGACCAGGGCAAGACCGGCGCCATCGGCCTCCTGGAAAGCACCAACCATCTGATCATCACCGATACGGCCGATAATCTGCGCCGGATTGAGCAACTTATCATGCAGATTGACAAGCCGGGCATGGCGCGCGTGATTGAGGTCTACCGTCTGCGATACGCCATTGCCGCCCAAATGGCGGGCGAACTCAACCAGGCCATGGCCGGGTCCTCGCCCGCCAAGCCGGAAACGGCCGGGGACCGTATCCGCCAACGCCTGCCGCGCCCCGCGGATTCGTCGTCCACGCCCGTGCCCGGCGACGCGATTATCGTGGCCGCCCCCCACTCCAACAGCCTGATCCTGGTCGGCACTCCGGCCCAGCTGGCCGATATAAAACGGATTATCGCCAGCATGGATGTGGAGCCCAAATCAGGCCACGGCCATCTGAAGGCCATTCATTTGAAATACCTGGCGGCGGACGAGGCCGCCAAAAGCCTGACCGCGCTCCTGGCGCGCGGGGTTGACAAACCCCAGAACCAGACCATCGCCATTGAAGCCAGCCTGGCGAACAACGCCCTGATGATTGATGCCGCGCCGCAGGATTTTGAGATGGTCAAACAACTCATAGACGAACTGGATAACCCGCCCCAGCAGGTGCTGGTGGAAGTGATGATCGCCGAACTGACCCTTGCCAAAGGCAAGGAACTGGGCGCGGAATTCATGGCGGCCGGAACGCCGTCCGAAGGGTCCACGATCGCGCTCGGCGGAATGAATCCCACGGAAAGCGACAGCGACCTCATGTCCAGAGTGATGTCCGGCGTTGTGCCCAAGGGCTTGACCTTCGGAATCGCCAAAGGAAGTTACGTGGACGCCGACGGCAACGTTGTCGCGCGCATTCCGGCCCTGCTTAATATCGTGGCCCTGAAGAGCAAAGGCAAAATGAAAATTCTTTCCAACCTGCCGCTCTGGACGCAGAACAACCAGCAGGCCACCGTTACCATCGGCAAAAATATTCCCGTGCTGAAATCAACCGTGGCGGGCGGATCGGGGACCTCGCGCGATTATATTGAAAACATTGAGCGCCTTGACGTCGGCATAAAGCTGACGGTTACCCCGCACGTCAATCCGAACAACGAAATTCTGATGAAGCTCAATCCGAGCATAGAGGCGGTTATTGAGCAGACCACCGACGGCAAGGCCTTCACCCCCACGATTGCAAAGCGCGAGGTAACCACCGCCATTACCGTGCCCGACGGCGATACGGTCATCATCAGCGGCTTGATCCGCGAGGACAACATCGCCAGCGAAACAAAAATCCCGATCCTCGGCTCAATTCCCCTGCTCGGATACCTGTTCCGCTACACGAAAGAGGAAATTGAGCGGACCAATCTGCTTATCTTCGTCACGCCGCACGCAACCACGAATGCGCTGAAAAGGGCGGAACTTGACCAGGAGATCACCTCGCGCACCGCGCTGGAAGGCATGCAGCCCGAAAAGCCGGTGGAGGATGAATAG
- the lpxA gene encoding acyl-ACP--UDP-N-acetylglucosamine O-acyltransferase: MTDIHPTAIVQKGAEIDAEVAVGPYCVIGPHVKIGRETKIMGHVYLDGWTTIGPQCVIFPFASIGTQTQDLKYKGGITFVEIGEKTTLREYVTVNSGTNEGDVTRVGARCHIMAYSHVAHQCLIGNEVIISNAGTLAGHVVVEDGAIIGGLCGIHQFVRVGRMCIIGGCSKANQDIAPFMMADGNPAAIHGLNTVGLQRRNVPPETQNTLKKAHRIIFRQNLTVQQALEKIKKELSPCPELEHLTAFIASSERGIAR, from the coding sequence ATGACCGATATCCATCCAACCGCCATCGTGCAGAAAGGCGCTGAAATTGACGCGGAGGTGGCCGTCGGCCCTTATTGTGTCATCGGCCCGCACGTCAAGATCGGCCGGGAAACAAAAATCATGGGGCATGTTTATCTTGACGGCTGGACAACCATCGGCCCGCAGTGCGTCATTTTCCCGTTTGCCAGCATCGGCACTCAAACCCAGGACCTGAAATACAAGGGGGGGATTACCTTCGTTGAAATCGGGGAAAAGACGACCCTGCGCGAATACGTTACGGTCAATTCCGGCACCAATGAAGGCGACGTGACCCGCGTCGGAGCGCGCTGCCATATCATGGCTTATTCCCATGTTGCCCACCAGTGCCTGATCGGCAACGAGGTCATCATTTCTAATGCGGGCACCCTGGCCGGGCACGTCGTCGTTGAGGACGGCGCCATCATCGGCGGACTCTGCGGCATCCATCAGTTTGTCCGGGTCGGCCGCATGTGCATCATCGGCGGATGCTCCAAGGCGAACCAGGACATCGCCCCCTTTATGATGGCGGACGGCAACCCGGCCGCCATCCACGGCCTGAACACGGTCGGCCTGCAAAGACGCAACGTGCCCCCGGAAACACAGAATACCCTGAAAAAGGCGCACCGTATTATTTTCCGCCAGAATCTGACCGTGCAACAGGCCCTTGAAAAAATCAAAAAAGAACTTTCCCCCTGCCCGGAACTGGAGCACCTGACAGCGTTCATTGCCTCATCCGAACGCGGCATCGCCCGCTAG
- the fabZ gene encoding 3-hydroxyacyl-ACP dehydratase FabZ, with product MAIIEIKEIMQILPHRYPMLLIDRVIECDDKSYIVAVKNVTINEHFFQGHFQNMPIMPGVLQLEAMAQAGGVLLNRITGERSYIPLFMAIDKARFRKAILPGDQMRIEVRTITRRARVMKIQGKVLTDGQLASEAELLFMLTNDKLHS from the coding sequence ATGGCAATTATTGAGATAAAAGAAATAATGCAAATTCTGCCGCATCGCTACCCGATGCTGCTGATTGACCGCGTGATTGAATGCGACGACAAATCATATATCGTGGCCGTTAAAAACGTCACCATCAACGAACATTTTTTCCAGGGTCATTTTCAGAACATGCCCATCATGCCGGGAGTGCTCCAGCTGGAAGCCATGGCCCAGGCCGGCGGCGTGCTGTTGAACCGCATAACGGGCGAACGCAGTTACATCCCGCTCTTCATGGCGATTGACAAGGCCAGATTCCGCAAGGCAATTTTGCCGGGCGACCAGATGCGCATTGAAGTGCGCACGATCACCCGCCGCGCGCGCGTCATGAAAATCCAGGGCAAGGTCCTCACCGACGGCCAGCTGGCCTCGGAGGCCGAACTGCTGTTTATGCTTACCAACGACAAGCTGCATTCATGA
- a CDS encoding YhjD/YihY/BrkB family envelope integrity protein, protein MKNKRFQLLSRLLAGLAHRAAFVWLILRESIKAFVSDINFEFAATLTYYGFLSLMPFLLLVFYLMGLFLRSSDAVLATVTEMVHSFFPAFTYDILNELMALSHRRTWGIVGVVLLLWAVVPFAGTIRFAFGRIFKTARKYNFMVNKLFDMAAVMALLALFMMLVAGKIFYALKAGVVSAKMGAVFPIFNFIVAPALLLAGLAFFYLVFCPVRPRLAEIMTGAILVAALLGIIRPLFGVFLRINPGYGYAFGSLKTIFLILIWIYCTFVVILLGAVVIAVIRRREALLLKGLFHGAHHGKNRLSCLLLNKLIREYDPGDVVFSEDEPGGEMYFVFDGGVDLSKAGRILKRVGPGEYFGEMSMLINTPRTATATVVSEDTQLIGVNAGNFDAIMRENPDIVLALLKEMAERLKAMNFALMAGPAPAGLTKRACQIK, encoded by the coding sequence TTGAAAAACAAAAGATTCCAACTGCTTTCGCGTCTGCTGGCCGGGCTGGCTCATCGCGCGGCGTTTGTCTGGCTTATCCTGCGCGAATCAATCAAGGCTTTTGTTTCCGACATAAATTTTGAATTTGCGGCCACTTTGACTTATTATGGTTTTCTCTCGCTCATGCCTTTCCTGCTGCTGGTTTTCTATCTGATGGGGCTCTTCCTGCGGTCGTCGGACGCGGTTCTTGCCACGGTAACCGAAATGGTGCATTCGTTTTTTCCCGCTTTTACCTACGATATTCTCAACGAGTTGATGGCCCTCTCGCACCGCCGGACGTGGGGAATCGTCGGCGTCGTGCTTTTGCTCTGGGCCGTTGTGCCCTTTGCCGGGACAATCCGGTTCGCTTTCGGCCGCATATTCAAGACCGCGCGGAAATACAATTTCATGGTCAACAAGCTGTTTGACATGGCGGCGGTAATGGCCCTCCTTGCCCTCTTCATGATGCTGGTGGCCGGAAAAATTTTCTACGCGTTGAAGGCCGGCGTTGTCTCGGCAAAAATGGGCGCCGTTTTTCCGATCTTCAATTTTATCGTGGCGCCCGCTCTGCTTCTGGCGGGGCTGGCGTTTTTTTACCTTGTCTTCTGTCCGGTCCGTCCGCGTCTGGCGGAGATTATGACCGGGGCCATCCTGGTGGCCGCGCTGCTGGGGATTATCCGCCCGCTCTTCGGCGTTTTTCTGCGCATCAACCCCGGTTACGGCTACGCCTTCGGCTCTTTGAAGACCATTTTCCTGATTTTGATCTGGATTTATTGCACGTTTGTGGTTATCCTGCTCGGCGCGGTCGTGATCGCCGTCATCCGCCGCCGGGAGGCTTTGTTGTTAAAGGGGCTGTTTCACGGCGCGCATCACGGCAAAAACAGGTTGTCCTGTCTCCTGTTGAACAAGTTGATCAGGGAGTATGATCCGGGCGATGTGGTTTTTTCCGAGGACGAGCCGGGCGGTGAAATGTATTTTGTTTTTGACGGCGGGGTGGATTTATCCAAGGCCGGCCGCATTCTGAAACGCGTCGGGCCCGGCGAATATTTCGGCGAAATGTCCATGTTGATCAACACCCCGCGCACCGCCACCGCCACGGTGGTTTCCGAGGATACCCAGCTGATCGGCGTCAACGCCGGCAACTTTGACGCGATTATGCGGGAAAATCCGGATATTGTCCTGGCGCTCCTTAAAGAAATGGCCGAACGGTTGAAAGCGATGAATTTCGCCCTGATGGCCGGACCGGCTCCGGCCGGATTAACAAAACGGGCGTGTCAAATAAAATGA
- a CDS encoding class I SAM-dependent methyltransferase — MTGITQSNKLLVADQWVDYALLDCGEGQKLERWGKYVFIRPDPQVIWPKVSPGLWKNPDAVYRRSPSGGGAWNFIHPLPPCWTINYRALKFKVKPTGFKHLGLFPEQQANWDWIITAVQTARRPVSVLNLFGYTGGATMAAASAGAMVCHVDAARGMVDWCRENAGLCGLADAPIKYIVDDCLAFIRREIRRGKSYDAIVMDPPSFGRGKRGEVWKLEDNLWELLDECRKLLSSNPLFMLINAYTANLSPLVPANMARAVLRGRGGLLESGEIGLPSKSDDKILPCGIYCRWQA; from the coding sequence ATGACCGGTATAACACAATCAAACAAACTGCTCGTCGCCGACCAATGGGTTGACTACGCACTGCTGGACTGCGGCGAAGGGCAGAAGCTTGAGCGCTGGGGGAAATATGTCTTCATCCGGCCCGATCCGCAGGTCATCTGGCCGAAAGTTTCTCCCGGCTTGTGGAAGAATCCCGACGCGGTTTACCGCCGAAGTCCCAGCGGCGGCGGCGCCTGGAATTTTATCCATCCGCTCCCCCCCTGTTGGACGATAAATTACCGCGCCTTGAAATTCAAAGTGAAGCCCACGGGCTTCAAACATCTCGGGCTCTTTCCGGAACAGCAGGCCAACTGGGACTGGATCATAACCGCGGTACAAACCGCGCGCCGGCCTGTTTCGGTCCTGAATCTTTTCGGATACACCGGCGGCGCGACAATGGCGGCGGCCTCGGCCGGGGCGATGGTCTGCCACGTTGACGCCGCGCGGGGCATGGTGGACTGGTGCCGCGAAAACGCCGGTTTGTGCGGCCTGGCCGATGCGCCGATAAAATACATTGTGGACGATTGCCTTGCTTTTATCCGGCGCGAAATCCGGCGCGGGAAATCTTACGATGCGATCGTCATGGACCCGCCCTCGTTCGGACGCGGTAAACGCGGCGAGGTCTGGAAACTGGAGGATAATTTGTGGGAACTGCTGGATGAATGCCGGAAATTATTGTCTTCCAATCCGCTTTTCATGCTCATTAACGCCTATACCGCTAACCTTTCGCCGCTGGTGCCGGCCAATATGGCGCGGGCCGTTTTGCGCGGCCGCGGCGGCCTGCTGGAGAGCGGCGAAATCGGCTTGCCGTCCAAAAGCGACGACAAAATCCTGCCCTGCGGCATTTACTGCCGCTGGCAGGCGTGA